GATTCATAGTTTCTGTAAGTTTTGACCGCCTGATTTCTTGATTTAGATCAATCAGATGAAGCGTTTCCCGAGCAAACATCTCTGCAATCGCAATAGGTCTTACCTGTGCATTTTTTTCATTACCTTGTGCTAAAATCAAATACAAGGTAAGGTCCATACAATCGGCAATGGAGCTCCAATATTTCCGATATATACACGTAGGGATCTCTACTCTTACTGGACTGCACTTGTCTAAGAATTTTATGTAACAAAACACTTTGGAATTACTCGAATTATGCGAATCTATATACTCAAAAAATGCTGTTCTCTCTCCTTGTTTTAGAAGATTATTCGCCCAATGCATATCTGAATTGTAAACACCCTTGTATTCGGGAAGATATTGAGTTACAAGATTGCTACTACTATTCTTAACACAGAATATAGGCATTATGCCTTTTTCTAAAAACTTTTGAATCTGCGGCATAAATGTTGTATATGAATCTCCTCCCACCAAGGGGCCGTCGATAAACAAAATCCAATTGTCCCCACAATATTCATCCAGCAATTGCATTTTATCTAAGGCCATATCCACATTTATTCTATGGTCTACATTGTCTGCAACAATTGCAGCATCTCCAAGCTTATCTTTTACCCCATCAGAACGAGTGTAAAATTTCAGTGTTAGAAAACTAATTGGAACATAATCGGAATCTCTAACAATAACCAAAGAGTGTGATGCACAAACTGCCTTTCCTTCTAACGCAGCATATGTCTTAAACGACTCATCATAAGCTGCAATTACTGTTCCTTCTCTTATTGCCACAGAGTATCCATTCCGCACATTTAGAGGATATTTTTCCGATGGCTCAATACACTTAATCAAATATTCTGTAGAGTCTAAATCGATATTGCCCTCTACTAATGTCGAACTAGTAGGCAAAGATATGTTTGAATTACTCAATTTTTCTAATACGCCCTTAAACGACTTATCCATAACTAATTTCGACTTTATAGATGAAGTGGCATCCATAACAATACAACTACCTCTTAACCAATATAGATCATTTACGATGTTATTTCAAAACCCATGCCAGTTAGACTCATGTAATACGATTCAATGAATCTAATTCAATAACGAAATATAGCACCACAGTTGGAAAGATTTACTTGAAAAAGCTGAACAAAATCGTGATAGTTCATTGGAAGCAATATCAGATTGCCTTTATCCATCTCTTGTAAAGAACATTACATATAACTCGGCTGCCAAGTCCCTGTCCAGGCAACATTTACAAACCGGATACATATTCACCCTGAAAGCTGATGATTAGATTGTAACGGTTCTCTCTGGTCAAATACATTCAGCTCCCGTCTCTACTATGGATCTCATCTAAAAATGACCTCCAAAGGCTATTGAAACCAAAAGGAATACAAAATATATCCAAAATTTAAATCCATCTCCAACCACATCTTCTATGTCAGTGGATAAAAGACGGTCTCTGACAATAGAACCGCTCCCAATAGTCGGTCCGACGGCTCCCGCACCTGATAATGGACATATGGAGATTGGAAAAACGACCGACCAACCTTAATATCGCATACAATCTTCCTCCGCCCATGACAGCCGACCCGGAACTGGAACAAGCCTTCGAACTGTTCAGGAAAGGGGACATGGAACACAGCGTCCCCGTCCTCCTCCAATACGCCGAGGAAGGGGACCCGGAGGTCCAGTCCTTCGTCGGGACCCTCTACGCCTCCGGGGAGGGGGTGGAGAAGGACCTGGAGGAGGCCAACAACTGGTTCTCCGCGGCCGCCTCCCAGGGATTCGGCGACGCCGAATACAACCTCGGCTACGACTACATGGAGGGGCTGGGGGTAGAGAAGGACGAGGAGACCGCCTTCGACCTCTTCTCCCGCGCCGCGGAGCACGGCTCCGCCATGGGCGCCCTCCACGAGGCCATGTGCGTGGCCGAGGGAAGAGGGACGGAGAAGGACGAGAGGAAGGGGGAGGAGCTCCTGTCCCTCTCCGAACGTTCCGAGGACACCGCCGTCCTCTCCCGTCTGGGACTCTTCTACTACGAATCCGGAAGATACGTCCGCGCCGCCGTGGTCCTCCGGAAGGCCGCCGACAGAGGTGACCCTTTCTCCCAGTACCTGCTGGGGACCATGTACATCGACAGGCTCGGGGTGCAGAAGGACGACCGCGAGGCGAGGAAATGGCTCGGGAAGGCGGCCAAGGCCGGCATCCCCGAGGCCGTCGAGGCCCTGGGCGAACTGAATGGGTGAGTGCGGCACCATCGGTCCGGGGTCCGGACATATCCGGTACCGGGCCCTCCCCGGACGGCGAGACCGCGACGGCCGAAGACCCGGGAAACATGAAGACCAAATGCGAATCCGGAAACGGACGGACCGACATAATCATGAGACCCAGGGACGGGGGCACCGTACCGATGATCTTCGAACTCAAGAGGTCCGCATCGGAAAAGGACCTGGAGGCCGATGCCGATGGTGCCATATCGCAGATACACGAGAGGAAGTACTACATGGGGATGAAGGGCAGGGTCGTCCTCTTCGGCATAAGCTTCTGGGTCAAGGTCCCGAAGGTCAAGGTCGAGATAGTCGGGATCTGAGACCGTCCCGGGAACCCGGATGTAACAAAGGGCGGCCGCCCATGGGCGGTCCGACAGCGTACCGGCACGGATAACGCTTAAATCACGCTGGCTCTTCGGAACGCGTATCTACGGCGCCCTGCAGGCGCTCGGAAGGACAGGGATGAAGATGAACGCAGGATTCGACAGAGGGGTCCTCATGAAGGTGGACCCCCGCAAGATCAGGACATATCTCGAGGAAAAGGATTGGAGGATGACCTTCTCCGCCCCGGGATCGTACGATTCGTACAGCATGGGGGACGAGGAGATCCTCGTCCCGGCGAACACGGACTTCGCCACCTATGCCGTCAACGTGAGACAGATCCTGAACACCGTCTCACGCGTAGAGGGGCGCTCCCCGGAGGAGGTCCTCGCCGACATCGAGAACGCTGAAACCGCCGCAGGCGCCTCCGTCGAATACACCGTCAGAGGCGTCGGGGACGGCATGATCCCCGCCGCCGTCATGGAATGGCTCATAGGCACCCACCGCGACATGACCGCGGCCGTGTGCGACGGGACGGAGGCATACAACGTCCTCGGCGACGTGATGATGCGTGTGGACGGTTCCGACATACGCTTCCTGCACGGGCCGAGGACCGCCAAAGCCGTACCCGGGATGTTCGAAGCCGCCTCCAAGGCGGCGTCCGGGGATGCGGACGGGGTCCCTCCCGGATTCGCGGACATACTCACGGGCCTCGACTTCTCGGATGCGGGGATCGTCGTGGAGATGCGTCTCGGTGGGAAGGACGCCTCCGTCGTCCTCGACGGGGAGGCCTTCGCCCGCATAGGCGAGGTCTCTAAAAAGACCATGCCGCAGGGCGGGAACTGAACATTCCCGTCCCGTCATGAAGACATCGTGACCCTTTACCTCGCGATGTGCCAGCATCGCGAGGTCATTATACAATATATCTGTTAATAACATGTTACATGATATATATCCGACGATCCCTATCATCTAACATGATGAAAGTTATCGAATCCCTGACCTCCAAGGTCATGCAGGGAGACGGCCCCTCCTGCCTCCGCCTCGGCCGCCTCTACTACGTCGGCCAGGGCGTCGAAAGGAACGTCCGCACCGCGATGGCGCTGTACTACAGCGCCGAGCTCAGCGGGGACGTCGACACCCTCCGCGAACTGGGACGCATGTTCCTGGAGGGCGACTTCGCCCCCGCCGACGCCCGGAGGGCGGCACAGATCTACCGCAAGGCGGCGGATATGGGGGACCCGTACTCCCAACTCGCCCTCGGAAGGATGTATCAGGAGGGGACCGGCGTCGAATACTCCTCCGAGAAGGCATGGGAATACATCAGCGCCGCCGCCCGCGGCGGCATGGCGTGAACGCCTGGATTCGGAACCACTGTAAAATACGACCGACCGCTTTACGTCCCACTATGTCAGAAGAGAAGACGGACGCCGACT
The nucleotide sequence above comes from Candidatus Methanomethylophilus alvi Mx1201. Encoded proteins:
- a CDS encoding DNA double-strand break repair nuclease NurA produces the protein MDATSSIKSKLVMDKSFKGVLEKLSNSNISLPTSSTLVEGNIDLDSTEYLIKCIEPSEKYPLNVRNGYSVAIREGTVIAAYDESFKTYAALEGKAVCASHSLVIVRDSDYVPISFLTLKFYTRSDGVKDKLGDAAIVADNVDHRINVDMALDKMQLLDEYCGDNWILFIDGPLVGGDSYTTFMPQIQKFLEKGIMPIFCVKNSSSNLVTQYLPEYKGVYNSDMHWANNLLKQGERTAFFEYIDSHNSSNSKVFCYIKFLDKCSPVRVEIPTCIYRKYWSSIADCMDLTLYLILAQGNEKNAQVRPIAIAEMFARETLHLIDLNQEIRRSKLTETMNQARWGDDDLDSTQ
- a CDS encoding tetratricopeptide repeat protein, whose translation is MTADPELEQAFELFRKGDMEHSVPVLLQYAEEGDPEVQSFVGTLYASGEGVEKDLEEANNWFSAAASQGFGDAEYNLGYDYMEGLGVEKDEETAFDLFSRAAEHGSAMGALHEAMCVAEGRGTEKDERKGEELLSLSERSEDTAVLSRLGLFYYESGRYVRAAVVLRKAADRGDPFSQYLLGTMYIDRLGVQKDDREARKWLGKAAKAGIPEAVEALGELNG
- a CDS encoding PD-(D/E)XK nuclease domain-containing protein — protein: MSAAPSVRGPDISGTGPSPDGETATAEDPGNMKTKCESGNGRTDIIMRPRDGGTVPMIFELKRSASEKDLEADADGAISQIHERKYYMGMKGRVVLFGISFWVKVPKVKVEIVGI
- a CDS encoding tetratricopeptide repeat protein, producing MMKVIESLTSKVMQGDGPSCLRLGRLYYVGQGVERNVRTAMALYYSAELSGDVDTLRELGRMFLEGDFAPADARRAAQIYRKAADMGDPYSQLALGRMYQEGTGVEYSSEKAWEYISAAARGGMA